From one Alicyclobacillus acidocaldarius subsp. acidocaldarius Tc-4-1 genomic stretch:
- a CDS encoding AbrB/MazE/SpoVT family DNA-binding domain-containing protein yields MKSTGIVRKVDELGRVVIPIELRRTLGIGEKDALEIYVDGDRIILKKYEPACIFCGQADEIIHFKGKNICPSCIAEMQHA; encoded by the coding sequence GTGAAGTCTACAGGTATTGTCCGCAAGGTGGACGAACTCGGTCGGGTGGTCATTCCCATCGAGTTGCGCCGCACGCTCGGCATCGGCGAGAAGGATGCGCTCGAAATCTACGTCGATGGAGATCGCATCATTCTCAAGAAGTACGAGCCGGCCTGCATCTTCTGCGGTCAGGCGGATGAGATCATCCACTTCAAGGGCAAGAACATCTGCCCGTCCTGCATCGCCGAGATGCAGCACGCGTAA
- the rsmI gene encoding 16S rRNA (cytidine(1402)-2'-O)-methyltransferase, with product MGDQMTPEGGCLYVCSTPIGNLRDVSLRLLDVLREADIILCEDTRQTRKLLSRYEIPAGDRLVSFHEHNEAARIQWLADRLREGKRVALVSDAGTPLISDPGDAAIAAALEAGVPVVPVPGPSAFLAALMASGLPATPFMYLGFPPRSRSDFARFLAPYRQLPATLVMYEAPHRVANLLHWLVEELGDRPAVLAKEITKLHESFWRGTLQELESRLAAEGARGEYVVVIDNRGAQAEHEGHESEAARWAAAVREVERLMEEGCSHKEAVKRASEAHGVKRRELYNRTLGE from the coding sequence TTGGGAGACCAGATGACACCCGAAGGCGGATGCCTGTACGTGTGCAGCACGCCCATCGGCAATTTGCGCGACGTCTCGCTGCGGCTGTTGGACGTGCTCCGCGAGGCGGACATCATCCTGTGCGAGGACACGCGGCAGACCCGCAAGCTCCTGAGCCGCTACGAGATTCCGGCTGGTGACAGGCTTGTGAGCTTTCACGAACACAACGAGGCGGCGCGCATCCAGTGGCTCGCGGACCGGCTGCGCGAGGGGAAGCGTGTGGCGCTCGTCAGCGACGCCGGGACGCCGCTCATCTCGGATCCCGGCGATGCGGCCATCGCCGCCGCGCTCGAGGCCGGCGTGCCCGTTGTGCCGGTGCCTGGCCCGAGCGCCTTCCTCGCCGCGCTGATGGCGAGCGGGCTGCCCGCCACGCCGTTTATGTACCTTGGCTTTCCGCCGCGATCGCGCTCGGACTTCGCGCGCTTCCTGGCGCCGTATCGCCAGCTTCCGGCCACCCTCGTGATGTACGAGGCGCCGCACCGCGTGGCGAATCTGCTTCACTGGCTCGTCGAGGAACTCGGGGATCGGCCGGCGGTGCTGGCGAAGGAGATTACGAAGCTGCACGAGTCGTTCTGGCGCGGAACGCTTCAGGAGCTCGAGAGCCGGTTGGCAGCGGAAGGGGCGCGCGGAGAGTACGTGGTCGTGATCGACAACCGGGGCGCGCAGGCGGAGCATGAGGGGCATGAGAGCGAGGCGGCGCGCTGGGCCGCGGCCGTGCGCGAGGTGGAACGGCTGATGGAAGAAGGGTGCTCGCATAAAGAGGCGGTCAAGCGGGCGAGCGAAGCGCACGGCGTCAAGCGGCGGGAGCTGTACAACCGCACGCTCGGCGAGTGA